The DNA segment tatttcaatctgTTATTTTATTGAGGCAGGGTTTTTTATTTGGCATATAAAGCTGGGTGTCATCAACAGATGAACATGAattctattattatgtatttgttatttaaataaatgtacttgTATTAACAGAGTTGGCAGTATagaaaaacaatattatatttCTTCAGATAGagacaaatacaataaataattatctaCCATTGAAGTCTCTGTATATGTTGCCCCTCGACTTGACTTGACCCTTGTTTTTAATATGCACCATCTGAACATTTTCCCATGTTTTATCTAAAGGACAGCTTGAAATATAAGCAGCTGTTCTAACATCTCCCACTAACAGTGTGGGTATAACGTGAGCGTATAAAAGGAAAGCAGTGAGAGACTCTATAAACAGTAAACAAGTCAGAATGAGGGTCAGTGTGGTGCTGCTTTTGTTCAGCATATCCTGTGCTGAGCTCCAGAGAGGTGATGACCAGCCTGCCCCAGAAGATGTGCAGCCCAGACTGAACCGGATTCAGAACCAGAGCCATGTGGAAAGACCAGAATTACTTACAGACCAAACCACTGTCCAGTTTGATGTGTGGACTGAGCTGAGGGAGCTGAGGGACATGGTGGTGGAGCAGAGGGTGAAACTACAGTACAGTGAGCGCCAGATTGAGGAGCTGAAAAAAGAGAATGCAGGTAAAAACTAAATACAACATTTTTGATAAAAAAGACTGCATACCTGCAGGCGCCTTGCCAAGAAATGAACCTTGCTTTGTTGATGCAGATTCCTACTGGTTTAAAATGAAACAGGCCTGctttatatgaaataaataagTTCAGATCATTTTTTAGTTACCAAAGTTTATAAAAAGAATTCTGCACATCAGTGTGGTCAACATTGCATACTGAGTTTAGCCTCAAAAACATAGCTATTTTTTTTCAATCTAAAATCTCATCAAATTACTTTGTAGTCCAAGAATATGCTCCTCCTCCTCACCTTGCTTGCTGTTTATTCCAACTAAACTTTTTTGTTTCATCCTGATTGGCCAGTGACAGGCCCGTCAAATGCCTACTGAATGCTGACTGGCTGATGGTGTCCAGAAATTTCAATTTACAAATCTGACCTTTGAAACTCAGTAAGAAGAGCTTGTCTACTGAATGCATTACACACATTTTAGCTGGTTTGTTTACATTTTTCCAACGCCCAGTTCATTTATTAATCACTGATTTTtaggaatataaataaaatgttatactaAGACAAGTGCTATTTTAAAGTTATAATCAAAAGGTCCTGTGCCAACATGTAATATCCttttataaggttttttttttaattttattttatttttgattaattttaCGATTATATGCTGGCCTATTGCCTACAAAATCAGGAGATAatcatttttgtttataaaaaaaatacaactaatAACATAATAGAATAATATCCTACCATAAAGCATACAATGTAATATGTATTAGAAACTACAAACAGTGAGTTTTGAACAataatttctattattttgtGGCTGTGTCACACCTGGCACCTGTTTCTCCTACATTCAGCActacctgtgatctccagcctccgatacccagaatgcacctcactttGACATCACCTGTTAAAATACCTTAGCCCTCTATGGAtaaaatcaatcattatgtatatccagcagtgtattagacacatcataccaccacttactttattaagtgcatttaaagcagagaaagctctagaatatgcagaacagtgggaatatacagtagaatatgcaggaacaggttTGAGAaacacttctgttcatttgtagttcacagtacgACCACAGTAAGATCACATGTCTTGACGTCttacttctgccaaaaatctctatgaaatgtaaagttacattctttttcataaaaggacacctaAGTGGTGCTTAGTAGAAAAAATGAAAAGCGCAGGACCCAATGCtaccaagttaaaaaaaaaaagaatggagaaaatgtaaatatacaacagaattgacatgccaatacataataataataataataataataataataataataataataataataataatcaaatctgttatattatttttttatattaggtgataactgatcagtttttgttatatgtatataattcagacatttcacacatatttttttctaacaaaagtaaatgtaatgtagagtaacatgtttaggttgtaaagtcacctttacttgaatggaactaataataaacagaatacagaaaaaaaatattatttgtgattaaaaaagcATGCGGCCGTGAAAATTCGCCTTTATAAGGAGagagagcccaagaacgggcaaaaaaaagaaaacgggcgaaaactaaagtcatgccgagcgtgacagagagacaggtgaggaatgtaaacaaaatctggccagagaggcatttattattattattattatttattttattttttttcatcatagttcgaAACAACCTTAcaagatatagcactgaatcagaACACAAGTTaaaatcggtccggaccttgggctgtcgaaattttctctaactggaccatactgaattctaatgaaatacccctgctctaagagaagagaataaaagtaagtaaatataaattaataggtCATTTTTGATTTGGATAAGGAATTGATCTCAGAAAATTAAATATAGATGTgtctttttaatcttttttaaatatttttttaatcaagttttaAATATTATGATCATTGATTACAGTCACTGGTCTGATATGAAGCCCTCCTACCTGAACTTTGTTAGCCAAAATATGACCATTTTCTTTGGTCTCCACTCTTTTGTGTTGACTTTGACTAAATTTGGGTTAGTCAGTTAGATAATTTACATCATACTGTGTTTTCCAGAGCTCACGGAAAGAGTGACCTCTACTGAACTGGGTGTTGATGCTCtaagagaagagaataaaagtAAGTGAATACAAATGAAAGGGTCATTCCCCATTTGAAATGTGAATTTAGTGGCCATTAAGGTGCTTCTTCCTTGATGAACAGCAGTTTAACAGAGCTAGAAATACTTCAATAGAAGGCCATACAAATGTACTAATAACACCAGTGTCATAAATCACTGTGACAAAGACATTTTTCAGAAACacacataacattaaaaacatgctATGTTGTTAATATTGTATATAGTAAACCTGGATGTTATTTtatggtaaaatatatatttactgagaTGTTGAAAACTGTTTCCATTACAAGTATTTTAAGTATGTAAAGCAgctataaattaatttatttttgctgagcaTTACACAATAATTTCAGTATCAAATTGCTaaacaaaatctatttttttacagACACCCCAAAGGTGGCGTTCTCATTTGGGTCAGGTCTATCTAACACCCATGGACCTTTTAATGTCGACACCATGCTGGTTTTCAGGAAAGAATTCATAAACATTGGGAACGCCTACAGTCCGATCACAGGTAAATACACAGTTTTGCAGagtctgtttttttgtctttggtGGTCTCAAGGCCCTCTGTACTGATCCAGGTGTTTCTCTTGCTGCAGGTGTCTTCACTGCCCCGTTGAGAGGAGTCTATTTCTTCAGATTAAATGTATTTGGTCATAGCATATACTGGATAGCTGTAGATTTATTTAAAAACCAGGAGAAGATATTTCATTTGTCTGATTACCCAGATGAAGGGAGAAATGAGTATGCATCAAATGGTGTCAGTCTGCTGCTGGAGAAAGGGGATCTTGTGTATGTAAAACTCATAGTTGGTCGGCAAATTTATGATAACAATATTGATAACCTCTGCACTTTCAATGGTTTTCTGCTCTTTCCCATGTAAAATGCTTTTACTGACACAGGTGAAAGCTGGAACCCGGTACCATTATACTGCATACATGAAAAGCATACTTTTTCTATATgcgaaatattttaaatacatctatttaaatgttacacttatTTTAGACACTAACATTGCATTTCAGTACACTGCATAAGACCCATAATAATTCTACACTTTTACagtactttttttctgtttaatctgaaacataaattaaacatgcATATTCTATGTCTGTTTGGAGTCTAATTATTACACattccagtcagaatattatgattaCCTCCTTGTTTTTGCATCCATTGTCTATTTTATAAGctcttttaaatatacagtagctgtaaacagactgtagtccttctgtttctctgcatactttgttATCCCCCTTTCACtgtgttcttcagtggtcaggacccagCAGATCCACCACAGagtagcatattattattattattattattattattattattattacctcttggatgagttgttgctGCGCTCTTGGGGTTAAAATGGCTTCATAACCTTTTCCTGACTGATCtaaataatttcttttttatcttatttgttcctgaatttctttgggtattggcatgatgtctagtttTTCGGTATCCTTTGGTCTGCTTCACTTTGTCTGGCAGGTTCTAGTCATTTTTTTATTGACATGTTTTAACtgtgggggcaaacactttttcacaaagggccatgtaggtttgatttttttctctcccttAATAAAAAGTTTTCCTTAAAAAATTGCATTTTGCATGTacttattttcatatatttatattttgtggaATACAAAGTGATCATGTTCAGTGATCAttacattaattgtattattatcgGGTTTAACTGTTTGGGATGACAGGCAGCATACAGTCATCTGCTGTCTGTCTATATTGTATTGTTGTGCCAGGTTGCACCATGGCTTGAGGTACGCAATGTGTACTTTTACTTAGATGGAATGACAATTAAAGCTTCTTGAGTTGACTTGAATAAAGCAgaagatttttaaataaaaatttcccCAGGGTTCAAAGACAGTACCTCTAGTTACATTTAAGAAAGTTACATTAGGTtctcaatttatttagtttatatttttcaATGTTTGCACACTTCACACAAACAGATTTAATTTAAGACTGAATTAATTGCAGTTTGTGAGAGAATGTGTTCATTGGTAATAAATCATTTCAAGATTTAAGTATGACTAATTGCTTTCTTGATCGTCCTTTACTGGCACAAAATAAAATGTACCCCTTCTGCCCACATGAGTCGGGCCCGTGATGGTCATGGCCCTGAGGAGCCAAAGTGGGCAtcccttatttttatttctgaaaggTGGGAACCGTAGTTTGCCACAACGTtagcatttatgtttttttgtccgTAGTGGCATCTAAAAGTACAGCATCTGTTTTGtacgatttttttttatctatggagtcatccatttttttctgttattacAGTGTGTTATTTTATCAAGACATATGTCCTTGTTTGTGATTAAGCTGATATATGTATAATTGAGTGTTGTCAACAGAACCTTTAACTCTTAGAAGGTTTTCTAGTCTATGGAGCAGAATTGCATGATCTACTGTGTCAACAACAGCACTAAGGTTCAACAGTAAGGACAGAAGTGCAACCCAATCAAAGGAAGAAGTAGATTATTTGATTTTTCCTAAACCCAAACTGAACATGATTATTTAATCGTTCATAAAAACACCAAATATACAGAAGATTACCCTTGTTTTTGATGCatcatttaacaattaaaatgctCTATGAATTAAAATGGTTGTgcttaagaataaaaaaacattattttaattgaaAACACTTGGATAACCCTTTTTAAATTACATGTGTTTAAGTCAAAAGTTTGATTATTCTAACTCTTGTAGCAACTCTTGTCCAGTTGGTGGCAGCAAAGTTTTACAAATGTGCAGCTTATTCCCTGATTGTGATCAACTGTAATATTAAGTGGAGTTAAAGAATCAATCTATATCTTATACAGTCATAGTCaaataaataattgcaaaaatgcTTGCACCCTGAAGGAAGTGTCAGATCGCAATGCTATTTGAAAGAAAGATAAATGATtacacaataaattattaaaatgtagaCGGCTATGGgtaacacatacagaagtagcgtGTAACATGTCTAAGGTCtcagcatgaagttgtagaggttcctaatggtgtctggTGATAATCcatccagtgatggtatagttactttgaaaaagtaatccgattactgattactcctttaaaaagtaacttagttactttatggattacttgattttaaaagtaactaagttactttacaagttactttattagttactttcagcagctgcggacaccacctcccgccaccttaacataaacattataaccagttttgccaatactccctttattggaaaatgcatttttaacagcaacaatttatctctattaagttgaactatttcctaaaaaaataagttttttttttataaatataaaaaaa comes from the Astyanax mexicanus isolate ESR-SI-001 chromosome 20, AstMex3_surface, whole genome shotgun sequence genome and includes:
- the LOC103022678 gene encoding uncharacterized protein LOC103022678 isoform X1 translates to MRVSVVLLLFSISCAELQRGDDQPAPEDVQPRLNRIQNQSHVERPELLTDQTTVQFDVWTELRELRDMVVEQRVKLQYSERQIEELKKENAGLAGRVTSTELKVTSTEARVSSTELKVTSTELGVDALKEENKKLTGRVTSTELGVEALREENKKLTERVTSTELGVDALREENKNTPKVAFSFGSGLSNTHGPFNVDTMLVFRKEFINIGNAYSPITGVFTAPLRGVYFFRLNVFGHSIYWIAVDLFKNQEKIFHLSDYPDEGRNEYASNGVSLLLEKGDLVYVKLIVGRQIYDNNIDNLCTFNGFLLFPM